A section of the Scleropages formosus chromosome 16, fSclFor1.1, whole genome shotgun sequence genome encodes:
- the hgsnat gene encoding heparan-alpha-glucosaminide N-acetyltransferase isoform X1, translating to MDEASLTVNNELQSDIVLSWLSDHCFRCLFQPLGVVPGRPVPGMLGVANFVLSSQHPLTLQLNSTKINQELCRVYFHFGEHGNYSLWVKNLTDSDVNCTVVVDGEPVNSNLPILVAFLVYAVLCVLFAAGRAVIGLDVVRNLIHSLGSTMETDRLINSELGSPNRAIDSSTDCIPPLVPSNRLRSLDTFRGLSLVIMVFVNYGGGRYWFFKHESWNGLTVADLVFPWFVFIMGTSIALALNTLVRRGTPHCRILHKVLWRSLQLFLLGVLVINPSYCQGPLSWDTLRIPGVLQRLAFSYVVAASLDLMVARTRLDNLPTDAWWYPARDVLLYWPAWFCVIVLETIWLCLTFLLPVPGCPNGYLGPGGIGDFGLYPNCTGGAAGYIDRWLLGTHHIYQNPSSRVLYQTRMPYDPEGVLGSINSVLMTFLGLQAGKIILHYKDQHAKIMSRFAIWGFVLGIISSILTKCSKDHGFIPVNKNLWSLSYVTTLSCFAFVILLIIYYIVDVKKWWSGSPFFYPGMNSILIYVGHEVFEDYFPFKWKMSNSQSHTEHLAQNLVATSFWVLISYLLYRKKIFWKI from the exons ATGGATGAGGCTTCCCTGACAGTCAACAATGAACTACAGAGCGATATCGTGCTGTCCTGGCTCTCAGATCATTGCTTTCGG TGCCTCTTCCAGCCACTTGGGGTGGTCCCTGGCAGGCCCGTCCCCGGGATGCTCGGTGTGGCGAACTTCGTTTTGAGTTCCCAGCATCCCCTGACCCTACAGCTCAATAGCACCAAAATCAACCAAGAGCTCTGCAG AGTTTACTTCCACTTTGGAGAGCACGGGAACTACTCACTGTGGGTGAAAAACCTGACTGACTCGGATGTCAATTGCACCGTAGTTGTCGATGGAGAACCTGTCAACAGTAACTTGC CCATCTTGGTTGCCTTCCTGGTGTATGCTGTCTTATGTGTTCTGTTTGCTGCTGGACGTGCTGTCATAGG GCTTGATGTTGTGAGAAATCTAATTCACAGTCTGGGGAGCACCATGGAAACAGACAGGCTCATTAATTCA GAGCTGGGGTCGCCTAACAGAGCCATTGACTCCTCCACTGATTGTATACCGCCCCTTGTCCCCAGCAACAGGCTGCGTTCCCTTGACACCTTCCGAGG GCTGTCGCTGGTGATCATGGTGTTTGTCAACTATGGCGGAGGGAGATACTGGTTCTTTAAGCATGAAAGCTGGAACG GCCTAACAGTTGCTGATTTGGTCTTTCCTTG GTTTGTCTTCATTATGGGGACATCCATCGCACTGGCCCTGAATACGTTAGTGAGACGAGGGACTCCGCACTGCAGGATCCTACATAAGGTCCTGTGGAGAAGCCTGCAGCTCTTCCTCCTTGGCGTGCTAGTCATCAACCCCAGCTACTGCCAGGGGCCCC TATCTTGGGACACACTACGGATCCCTGGGGTTCTACAGCGCCTGGCCTTCTCCTACGTTGTTGCTGCTTCTCTGGATCTCATGGTTGCTAGGACCAGACTAGATAATCTTCCCACA GATGCCTGGTGGTACCCAGCACGGGATGTCCTCCTATATTGGCCAGCTTGGTTCTGTGTCATTGTGCTGGAAACCATTTGGCTGtgtctcaccttcctgcttcctgtcccTGGCTGCCCAAA TGGTTATTTGGGACCAGGGGGAATTGGAGACTTTGGGCTGTATCCCAATTGCACCGGGGGAGCTGCAGGGTATATTGATCGCTGGCTACTGGGGACACATCACATCTACCAGAACCCATCCTCACGG GTCCTCTACCAAACCAGGATGCCATATGATCCTGAAGGGGTGCTAGGCAGCATCAATTCTGTTTTGATGACTTTCTTAGGGCTACAG GCTGGGAAGATTATTTTGCACTACAAGGACCAGCATGCAAAAATAATGTCCAGATTTGCCATCTGGGGTTTTGTACTG ggAATCATCTCTTCCATTCTGACCAAGTGCTCAAAGGACCATGGCTTTATCCCTGTCAATAAAAATTTATG GTCTTTGTCCTATGTAACCACACTcagttgttttgcttttgtgattCTGCTCATCATCTATTACATTGTGGATGTAAAGAAGTGGTGGTCTGGGTCACCTTTCTTCTACCCTG GAATGAACTCCATTCTGATATATGTGGGACACGAGGTGTTTGAAGACTACTTTCCTTTCAAATGGAAGATGAGCAACAGCCAATCACATACTGAGCACCTGGCCCAAAACCTAGTGGCCACTTCTTTTTGGGTTCTAATCTCCTACCTGTTGTATAGGAAGAAAATCTTCTGGAAGATCTAG
- the hgsnat gene encoding heparan-alpha-glucosaminide N-acetyltransferase isoform X2, whose amino-acid sequence MKREKGIKKGKRKGGGAGESNEERRSEAEAEEKNMVVDRGRDLSAAARAVLVAVLALCVAPHAAQQLSPSHPHHRSTVLKMDEASLTVNNELQSDIVLSWLSDHCFRCLFQPLGVVPGRPVPGMLGVANFVLSSQHPLTLQLNSTKINQELCRVYFHFGEHGNYSLWVKNLTDSDVNCTVVVDGEPVNSNLPILVAFLVYAVLCVLFAAGRAVIGLDVVRNLIHSLGSTMETDRLINSELGSPNRAIDSSTDCIPPLVPSNRLRSLDTFRGLSLVIMVFVNYGGGRYWFFKHESWNGLTVADLVFPWFVFIMGTSIALALNTLVRRGTPHCRILHKVLWRSLQLFLLGVLVINPSYCQGPLSWDTLRIPGVLQRLAFSYVVAASLDLMVARTRLDNLPTDAWWYPARDVLLYWPAWFCVIVLETIWLCLTFLLPVPGCPNGYLGPGGIGDFGLYPNCTGGAAGYIDRWLLGTHHIYQNPSSRVLYQTRMPYDPEGVLGSINSVLMTFLGLQAGKIILHYKDQHAKIMSRFAIWGFVLGIISSILTKCSKDHGFIPVNKNL is encoded by the exons atgaaaagagaaaaagggatTAAAAAAGGAAAGCGAAAAGGTGGCGGAGCTGGTGAGAGCAACGAGGAACGGAGGAGTGAGGCGGAGGCGGAGGAGAAGAACATGGTGGTTGACCGCGGCAGAGATTTGAGCGCGGCGGCGCGCGCTGTCCTCGTGGCGGTGCTCGCGCTGTGCGTAGCTCCGCACGCAGCCCAGCAGCTCTCCC cctcgcaccctcaCCACAGATCCACGGTGCTGAAGATGGATGAGGCTTCCCTGACAGTCAACAATGAACTACAGAGCGATATCGTGCTGTCCTGGCTCTCAGATCATTGCTTTCGG TGCCTCTTCCAGCCACTTGGGGTGGTCCCTGGCAGGCCCGTCCCCGGGATGCTCGGTGTGGCGAACTTCGTTTTGAGTTCCCAGCATCCCCTGACCCTACAGCTCAATAGCACCAAAATCAACCAAGAGCTCTGCAG AGTTTACTTCCACTTTGGAGAGCACGGGAACTACTCACTGTGGGTGAAAAACCTGACTGACTCGGATGTCAATTGCACCGTAGTTGTCGATGGAGAACCTGTCAACAGTAACTTGC CCATCTTGGTTGCCTTCCTGGTGTATGCTGTCTTATGTGTTCTGTTTGCTGCTGGACGTGCTGTCATAGG GCTTGATGTTGTGAGAAATCTAATTCACAGTCTGGGGAGCACCATGGAAACAGACAGGCTCATTAATTCA GAGCTGGGGTCGCCTAACAGAGCCATTGACTCCTCCACTGATTGTATACCGCCCCTTGTCCCCAGCAACAGGCTGCGTTCCCTTGACACCTTCCGAGG GCTGTCGCTGGTGATCATGGTGTTTGTCAACTATGGCGGAGGGAGATACTGGTTCTTTAAGCATGAAAGCTGGAACG GCCTAACAGTTGCTGATTTGGTCTTTCCTTG GTTTGTCTTCATTATGGGGACATCCATCGCACTGGCCCTGAATACGTTAGTGAGACGAGGGACTCCGCACTGCAGGATCCTACATAAGGTCCTGTGGAGAAGCCTGCAGCTCTTCCTCCTTGGCGTGCTAGTCATCAACCCCAGCTACTGCCAGGGGCCCC TATCTTGGGACACACTACGGATCCCTGGGGTTCTACAGCGCCTGGCCTTCTCCTACGTTGTTGCTGCTTCTCTGGATCTCATGGTTGCTAGGACCAGACTAGATAATCTTCCCACA GATGCCTGGTGGTACCCAGCACGGGATGTCCTCCTATATTGGCCAGCTTGGTTCTGTGTCATTGTGCTGGAAACCATTTGGCTGtgtctcaccttcctgcttcctgtcccTGGCTGCCCAAA TGGTTATTTGGGACCAGGGGGAATTGGAGACTTTGGGCTGTATCCCAATTGCACCGGGGGAGCTGCAGGGTATATTGATCGCTGGCTACTGGGGACACATCACATCTACCAGAACCCATCCTCACGG GTCCTCTACCAAACCAGGATGCCATATGATCCTGAAGGGGTGCTAGGCAGCATCAATTCTGTTTTGATGACTTTCTTAGGGCTACAG GCTGGGAAGATTATTTTGCACTACAAGGACCAGCATGCAAAAATAATGTCCAGATTTGCCATCTGGGGTTTTGTACTG ggAATCATCTCTTCCATTCTGACCAAGTGCTCAAAGGACCATGGCTTTATCCCTGTCAATAAAAATTTATG A
- the gtf2e2 gene encoding transcription initiation factor IIE subunit beta isoform X2, producing MDPALLRERELFKKRALSTPAVEKRPAASESSSSSKKKKPKQDRDSSGGSKHSADTSNGSFNLKALSGSSGYKFGVLAKIVNYMKTRHQRGDTHPLTLEEILDETKLLDIGMKQKQWLMNEALASNPKIEVRDGKYSFKPKHNLKDKKALLRLLDKHDQLGLGGVLLEDVEEGLPNAHKAIKALGDQIIFVTRPDKKKILFYNDKHCQFVVDEEFQKLWRSIPVDSMDEEKIEEYLKKQGISSMQETGPKKAMPMQKRKKPGTQKKRRFKTHNDHLAGVLEDYSEGVPKK from the exons atGGATCCCGCCCTGCTGAGGGAGAGGGAGCTTTTCAAGAAGAGAGCTCTCTCTACACCGGCTGTGGAGAAGCGGCCTGCAGCTTCTgaatcctcctcctcttccaagaagaagaagccaaAACAAGATCGCGACAGCTCCGGAGGCTCCAAGCACAGTGCAG ACACCAGCAATGGCTCCTTTAACTTGAAAGCATTATCTGGAAGTTCAGGGTATAAGTTTGGAGTCCTGGCAAAAATAGTGAACTACATGAAG ACGCGGCACCAGCGAGGAGACACGCACCCCCTAACCCTGGAGGAGATCCTGGATGAGACCAAGCTTCTTGACATTGGCATGAAGCAGAAGCAGTGGCTTATGAATGAG GCCCTTGCGAGCAACCCAAAAATTGAGGTGCGTGATGGAAAGTACAGTTTCAAGCCCAAACACAACCTGAAGGATAAGAAGGCTCTCCTGCGGCTACTGGACAAGCATGACCAGCTGGGCCTGGGGGGTGTATTGCTGGAGGATGTCGAGGAGGGGTTGCCCAATGCCCACAAGGCCATTAAG GCTTTGGGCGATCAAATCATCTTTGTGACGAGGCCCGACAAGAAGAAGATTCTCTTCTACAATGACAAGCACTGCCAGTTTGTGGTGGATGAAG AGTTTCAGAAGCTGTGGAGGAGTATTCCAGTTGATTCCATGGATGAGGAAAAGATTGAGGAATACTTGAAGAAGCAGGGTATCTCCTCTATGCAGGAGACAGGACCAAAGAAAGCG ATGCCCATGCAAAAGCGGAAGAAGCCCGGCACCCAGAAGAAGAGACGCTTCAAGACACACAATGACCATCTCGCTGGAGTGCTTGAAGACTACTCTGAAGGGGTTCCCAAGAAGTGA
- the smim18 gene encoding small integral membrane protein 18 translates to MRHPSGPRAAAGGERPVFLQHPSQRQRSRPTTANLEAMTGQNSSHPWHSSAPLAGVALQVQEVYPFHDGWNVACFVILLLFILTVVSLAALAFLYELLDCGCCAKGKTARELQDEPGPFRAVLASMRQRHVEIV, encoded by the exons ATGCGACATCCATCCGGGCCGCGAGCAGCGGCGGGGGGAGAGAGACCCGTCTTTCTCCAGCATCCCAGCCAACGGCAACGCAG CAGGCCGACTACAGCAAACCTTGAAGCAATGACTGGTCAGAACAGCAGCCATCCCTGGCATTCATCTGCCCCCCTGGCAGGGGTGGCCCTACAGGTGCAGGAGGTGTACCCTTTCCACGATGGCTGGAATGTGGCCTGCTTCGTTATCTTACTACTCTTCATCCTGACGGTGGTGTCGCTGGCAGCGCTGGCCTTCCTCTACGAACTCCTGGACTGTGGCTGCTGTGCTAAGGGAAAAACGGCACGCGAGTTGCAGGACGAGCCAGGCCCTTTCCGCGCTGTGCTAGCCAGTATGCGCCAGCGCCACGTTGAAATCGTGTAG
- the hgsnat gene encoding heparan-alpha-glucosaminide N-acetyltransferase isoform X3: protein MKREKGIKKGKRKGGGAGESNEERRSEAEAEEKNMVVDRGRDLSAAARAVLVAVLALCVAPHAAQQLSPSHPHHRSTVLKMDEASLTVNNELQSDIVLSWLSDHCFRCLFQPLGVVPGRPVPGMLGVANFVLSSQHPLTLQLNSTKINQELCRVYFHFGEHGNYSLWVKNLTDSDVNCTVVVDGEPVNSNLPILVAFLVYAVLCVLFAAGRAVIGLDVVRNLIHSLGSTMETDRLINSELGSPNRAIDSSTDCIPPLVPSNRLRSLDTFRGLSLVIMVFVNYGGGRYWFFKHESWNGLTVADLVFPWFVFIMGTSIALALNTLVRRGTPHCRILHKVLWRSLQLFLLGVLVINPSYCQGPLSWDTLRIPGVLQRLAFSYVVAASLDLMVARTRLDNLPTDAWWYPARDVLLYWPAWFCVIVLETIWLCLTFLLPVPGCPNGYLGPGGIGDFGLYPNCTGGAAGYIDRWLLGTHHIYQNPSSRVLYQTRMPYDPEGVLGSINSVLMTFLGLQAGKIILHYKDQHAKIMSRFAIWGFVLGIISSILTKCSKDHGFIPVNKNLWSLSYVTTLSCFAFVILLIIYYIVDVKKWWSGSPFFYPGMNSILIYVGHEVFEDYFPFKWKMSNSQSHTEHLAQNLVATSFWVLISYLLYRKKIFWKI from the exons atgaaaagagaaaaagggatTAAAAAAGGAAAGCGAAAAGGTGGCGGAGCTGGTGAGAGCAACGAGGAACGGAGGAGTGAGGCGGAGGCGGAGGAGAAGAACATGGTGGTTGACCGCGGCAGAGATTTGAGCGCGGCGGCGCGCGCTGTCCTCGTGGCGGTGCTCGCGCTGTGCGTAGCTCCGCACGCAGCCCAGCAGCTCTCCC cctcgcaccctcaCCACAGATCCACGGTGCTGAAGATGGATGAGGCTTCCCTGACAGTCAACAATGAACTACAGAGCGATATCGTGCTGTCCTGGCTCTCAGATCATTGCTTTCGG TGCCTCTTCCAGCCACTTGGGGTGGTCCCTGGCAGGCCCGTCCCCGGGATGCTCGGTGTGGCGAACTTCGTTTTGAGTTCCCAGCATCCCCTGACCCTACAGCTCAATAGCACCAAAATCAACCAAGAGCTCTGCAG AGTTTACTTCCACTTTGGAGAGCACGGGAACTACTCACTGTGGGTGAAAAACCTGACTGACTCGGATGTCAATTGCACCGTAGTTGTCGATGGAGAACCTGTCAACAGTAACTTGC CCATCTTGGTTGCCTTCCTGGTGTATGCTGTCTTATGTGTTCTGTTTGCTGCTGGACGTGCTGTCATAGG GCTTGATGTTGTGAGAAATCTAATTCACAGTCTGGGGAGCACCATGGAAACAGACAGGCTCATTAATTCA GAGCTGGGGTCGCCTAACAGAGCCATTGACTCCTCCACTGATTGTATACCGCCCCTTGTCCCCAGCAACAGGCTGCGTTCCCTTGACACCTTCCGAGG GCTGTCGCTGGTGATCATGGTGTTTGTCAACTATGGCGGAGGGAGATACTGGTTCTTTAAGCATGAAAGCTGGAACG GCCTAACAGTTGCTGATTTGGTCTTTCCTTG GTTTGTCTTCATTATGGGGACATCCATCGCACTGGCCCTGAATACGTTAGTGAGACGAGGGACTCCGCACTGCAGGATCCTACATAAGGTCCTGTGGAGAAGCCTGCAGCTCTTCCTCCTTGGCGTGCTAGTCATCAACCCCAGCTACTGCCAGGGGCCCC TATCTTGGGACACACTACGGATCCCTGGGGTTCTACAGCGCCTGGCCTTCTCCTACGTTGTTGCTGCTTCTCTGGATCTCATGGTTGCTAGGACCAGACTAGATAATCTTCCCACA GATGCCTGGTGGTACCCAGCACGGGATGTCCTCCTATATTGGCCAGCTTGGTTCTGTGTCATTGTGCTGGAAACCATTTGGCTGtgtctcaccttcctgcttcctgtcccTGGCTGCCCAAA TGGTTATTTGGGACCAGGGGGAATTGGAGACTTTGGGCTGTATCCCAATTGCACCGGGGGAGCTGCAGGGTATATTGATCGCTGGCTACTGGGGACACATCACATCTACCAGAACCCATCCTCACGG GTCCTCTACCAAACCAGGATGCCATATGATCCTGAAGGGGTGCTAGGCAGCATCAATTCTGTTTTGATGACTTTCTTAGGGCTACAG GCTGGGAAGATTATTTTGCACTACAAGGACCAGCATGCAAAAATAATGTCCAGATTTGCCATCTGGGGTTTTGTACTG ggAATCATCTCTTCCATTCTGACCAAGTGCTCAAAGGACCATGGCTTTATCCCTGTCAATAAAAATTTATG GTCTTTGTCCTATGTAACCACACTcagttgttttgcttttgtgattCTGCTCATCATCTATTACATTGTGGATGTAAAGAAGTGGTGGTCTGGGTCACCTTTCTTCTACCCTG GAATGAACTCCATTCTGATATATGTGGGACACGAGGTGTTTGAAGACTACTTTCCTTTCAAATGGAAGATGAGCAACAGCCAATCACATACTGAGCACCTGGCCCAAAACCTAGTGGCCACTTCTTTTTGGGTTCTAATCTCCTACCTGTTGTATAGGAAGAAAATCTTCTGGAAGATCTAG
- the gtf2e2 gene encoding transcription initiation factor IIE subunit beta isoform X1, translated as MDPALLRERELFKKRALSTPAVEKRPAASESSSSSKKKKPKQDRDSSGGSKHSAGLVDTSNGSFNLKALSGSSGYKFGVLAKIVNYMKTRHQRGDTHPLTLEEILDETKLLDIGMKQKQWLMNEALASNPKIEVRDGKYSFKPKHNLKDKKALLRLLDKHDQLGLGGVLLEDVEEGLPNAHKAIKALGDQIIFVTRPDKKKILFYNDKHCQFVVDEEFQKLWRSIPVDSMDEEKIEEYLKKQGISSMQETGPKKAMPMQKRKKPGTQKKRRFKTHNDHLAGVLEDYSEGVPKK; from the exons atGGATCCCGCCCTGCTGAGGGAGAGGGAGCTTTTCAAGAAGAGAGCTCTCTCTACACCGGCTGTGGAGAAGCGGCCTGCAGCTTCTgaatcctcctcctcttccaagaagaagaagccaaAACAAGATCGCGACAGCTCCGGAGGCTCCAAGCACAGTGCAGGTTTAGTTG ACACCAGCAATGGCTCCTTTAACTTGAAAGCATTATCTGGAAGTTCAGGGTATAAGTTTGGAGTCCTGGCAAAAATAGTGAACTACATGAAG ACGCGGCACCAGCGAGGAGACACGCACCCCCTAACCCTGGAGGAGATCCTGGATGAGACCAAGCTTCTTGACATTGGCATGAAGCAGAAGCAGTGGCTTATGAATGAG GCCCTTGCGAGCAACCCAAAAATTGAGGTGCGTGATGGAAAGTACAGTTTCAAGCCCAAACACAACCTGAAGGATAAGAAGGCTCTCCTGCGGCTACTGGACAAGCATGACCAGCTGGGCCTGGGGGGTGTATTGCTGGAGGATGTCGAGGAGGGGTTGCCCAATGCCCACAAGGCCATTAAG GCTTTGGGCGATCAAATCATCTTTGTGACGAGGCCCGACAAGAAGAAGATTCTCTTCTACAATGACAAGCACTGCCAGTTTGTGGTGGATGAAG AGTTTCAGAAGCTGTGGAGGAGTATTCCAGTTGATTCCATGGATGAGGAAAAGATTGAGGAATACTTGAAGAAGCAGGGTATCTCCTCTATGCAGGAGACAGGACCAAAGAAAGCG ATGCCCATGCAAAAGCGGAAGAAGCCCGGCACCCAGAAGAAGAGACGCTTCAAGACACACAATGACCATCTCGCTGGAGTGCTTGAAGACTACTCTGAAGGGGTTCCCAAGAAGTGA